A genomic region of Oryzias melastigma strain HK-1 unplaced genomic scaffold, ASM292280v2 sc00267, whole genome shotgun sequence contains the following coding sequences:
- the csrp3 gene encoding cysteine and glycine-rich protein 3, translating into MVFKPLRKTDTCSFKSTSRNYSFFRMPNWGGGASCAACMKTVYHAEEIQCNGRSFHKPCFICMSCRKGLDSTTVAAHDSEIYCKTCYGKKYGPKGYGYGQGAGALSSDPAGPEEDLQPQEPKPRAVSSNPSTNKLSQKLGGSDHCPRCSKAVYAAEKVMGAGKAWHKSCFRCALCGKSLESTTVTDKDGELYCKVCYAKNFGPKGFGLGNAAMLEERE; encoded by the exons ATGGTATTTAAACCACTCCGAAAAACAGACACTTGCTCGTTCAAAAGCACTAGCAGAAACTACAG CTTCTTTAGGATGCCTAACTGGGGAGGAGGAGCCTCGTGTGCGGCCTGCATGAAGACTGTGTACCATGCCGAGGAGATCCAGTGCAATGGGAGGAGCTTCCACAAACCCTGCTTCATCTGCA tgagctgcagaaaagGGCTGGACAGCACCACAGTCGCCGCGCACGACTCTGAGATCTACTGCAAGACCTGCTACGGCAAGAAGTATGGACCAAAAGGCTACGGATACGGTCAAGGAGCTGGAGCTCTGAGCTCTGATCCTGCAGGTCCAGAGGAAGACCTGCAGCCACAAGA ACCAAAGCCACGAGCGGTCTCTTCAAACCCCAGCACCAACAAGCTTTCACAGAAGCTGGGGGGTTCAGACCACTGCCCCCGCTGCTCCAAAGCTGTCTATGCAGCAGAGAAGGTGATGGGAGCGGGAAAG GCGTGGCATAAAAGCTGCTTCCGCTGCGCTCTGTGTGGTAAAAGCCTGGAGTCCACCACCGTGACCGACAAGGACGGAGAGCTGTACTGCAAAG TTTGTTACGCCAAAAACTTTGGACCTAAAGGCTTTGGATTGGGgaacgccgccatgttggaggaACGGGAGTGA
- the LOC112138907 gene encoding transcription factor E2F8 (The sequence of the model RefSeq protein was modified relative to this genomic sequence to represent the inferred CDS: added 60 bases not found in genome assembly), with amino-acid sequence ADASSDGSPSKAKKPDPNCKDSSTKLGNILQAHLKSRRGVCLTSRPSPRALHLDPEFLNTPGGALTNQTLDQSLENLLDKDEKAANSDSEAGLTPVRTVPLIPGQIHTETLLPAGYLIPISQQSLSIKEGCGGETSKAQTPTYIYQTPTAAATPTHAQEVTPTSLCMHKPAASPHAAQHLHRLHSPSPAILNFTLQNLGLISSPGNPAASQQTPERSGAVLSPISTLQQRGLVFIKPGSPATIQQPVTLISVQQPLMSTPKGTALPQHSFFHTPVPLSPLAAMVTSSRQPATRTIYVPQRKLDVAPEDS; translated from the exons GACTCGTCTACAAAGCTGGGTAACATCTTACAGGCCCATCTGAAGTCCCGCCGCGGCGTTTGTCTAACAAGTCGCCCCTCCCCTCGTGCCCTCCACCTGGACCCAGAGTTTCTGAACACCCCCGGGGGCGCTTTAACCAATCAAACACTAGATCAGAGCTTAGAGAACCTCCTAGACAAAGACGAGAAGGCTGCAAACTCCGACAGCGAGGCAGGATTGACTCCGGTCCGAACTGTACCCCTCATCCCGGGACAAATCCACACTGAG ACACTACTCCCTGCAGGATATTTGATTCCAATTTCCCAGCAGTCCCTCAGCATCAAGGAAGGCTGTGGAGGAGAGACCAGCAAGGCTCAAACCCCGACCTACATCTATCAGACTCCCACTGCAG CTGCGACGCCGACTCACGCCCAGGAGGTGACGCCCACCAGCCTCTGCATGCACAAACCCGCGGCCTCCCCCCACGCCGCGCAGCACCTCCACCGCCTGCACAGCCCCAGCCCCGCCATCCTGAACTTCACCCTGCAAAACCTGGGCCTGATCTCCAGCCCCGGAAACCCCGCCGCCTCCCAGCAGACTCCGGAGCGCTCCGGCGCCGTACTGAGCCCCATCTCCACGCTACAGCAACGGGGGCTGGTCTTCATCAAGCCCGGCTCCCCCGCCACCATCCAGCAGCCTGTGACCCTGATCAGTGTGCAGCAG CCTTTGATGAGCACTCCGAAAGGAACGGCGCTCCCCCAGCACAGCTTCTTCCACACGCCGGTTCCCCTCTCGCCTCTGGCTGCCATGGTAACCAGCAGCAGACAGCCAGCGACCCGGACGATCTACGTCCCGCAGAGAAAGCTGGACGTGGCTCCGGAGGATTCCTGA